The proteins below come from a single Tsuneonella deserti genomic window:
- a CDS encoding 3'(2'),5'-bisphosphate nucleotidase CysQ, giving the protein MIDAARLEAIVRQAGEIAFGMWPGGGHSLEAWEKSPGNPVCAADIEVDAFLKRELGALLPAAGWLSEETADDPSRLGKGLIWLVDPVDGTRDFIRGRTGWAVSVALISEARPLLGFLAAPARGEFWSGIAGQGSWRNGERLVASRREEFSGARVPADSLPPEDEDLALVDKPNSIALRAAMVASGEADLLATLRWGWEWDIGAATLIAREAGAAVTDAFGRPLNYNKRDPRAFGLLVSAAGIHDAAVERLAERAKVIAG; this is encoded by the coding sequence ATGATCGATGCAGCCCGTCTCGAAGCCATCGTCCGGCAAGCGGGCGAGATCGCCTTCGGCATGTGGCCGGGCGGCGGCCATTCTCTCGAAGCGTGGGAGAAGAGCCCGGGCAACCCCGTCTGCGCAGCCGACATCGAAGTGGATGCCTTCCTCAAACGCGAGCTTGGCGCGCTGCTTCCGGCGGCGGGCTGGCTGAGCGAGGAGACTGCCGACGATCCCTCACGGCTCGGCAAGGGGCTGATATGGCTGGTCGATCCGGTCGACGGGACGCGCGATTTCATTCGCGGGCGCACCGGCTGGGCAGTGTCGGTCGCGCTGATCAGCGAAGCGCGCCCGTTGCTCGGCTTCCTTGCGGCTCCCGCTCGGGGCGAGTTCTGGAGCGGGATCGCCGGGCAGGGCTCGTGGCGCAACGGAGAGCGCCTGGTCGCCTCACGGCGCGAGGAGTTCTCCGGCGCGCGGGTTCCGGCCGATTCGCTGCCGCCCGAGGACGAGGACCTTGCCCTGGTGGACAAGCCCAATTCGATCGCCCTGCGCGCGGCGATGGTGGCAAGCGGGGAAGCGGACCTCCTCGCTACGCTGCGCTGGGGCTGGGAATGGGACATCGGGGCGGCGACGCTGATTGCGCGCGAAGCGGGCGCGGCGGTGACCGACGCCTTCGGCCGCCCCCTGAACTATAACAAGCGCGACCCGCGCGCGTTCGGCCTGCTGGTCAGCGCGGCAGGGATCCACGATGCGGCGGTGGAACGGCTGGCGGAGCGGGCGAAGGTGATCGCGGGCTGA
- the sucC gene encoding ADP-forming succinate--CoA ligase subunit beta, whose translation MNIHEYQAKELLAKHGIAVPAGYPALSVEEAVEAAKKLPGPLYVVKAQIHAGGRGKGKFKELGADAKGGVRLAKSLEEVEANAREMLGNTLVTIQTGDAGKEVNRLYITDGVDIASEFYLSLLVDRDSGRVAFVVSTEGGMDIEAVAHDTPEKITTFTVDPAEGFQPHHGRAVAFALKLTGDLNKQAQKLASQLYEAFLATDCSMLEINPLVVSEDGKLLVLDAKMSFDSNALYRHKDIEALRDTTEEDPAEVEASEYDLAYIKLDGNIGCMVNGAGLAMATMDIIKLNGAFPANFLDVGGGASKEKVTAAFKIILKDPAVKGILVNIFGGIMKCDIIAEGIVAAAKDVNLSVPLVVRLEGTNVEQGKAILDNSGLAIVSADDLGDAARKIVAEVKQAA comes from the coding sequence ATGAACATTCACGAATACCAGGCCAAGGAACTCCTCGCGAAGCACGGTATCGCGGTGCCCGCCGGCTATCCGGCGCTGAGCGTCGAGGAAGCCGTCGAGGCGGCGAAGAAGCTCCCCGGACCGCTCTACGTGGTCAAGGCGCAGATCCACGCCGGCGGCCGCGGCAAGGGCAAGTTCAAGGAACTGGGCGCGGACGCCAAGGGCGGCGTGCGGCTGGCCAAGAGCCTCGAGGAAGTCGAAGCGAACGCGCGCGAGATGCTCGGCAACACGCTGGTGACCATCCAGACCGGCGATGCGGGCAAGGAAGTGAACCGACTCTACATCACCGACGGCGTCGACATCGCGAGCGAATTCTACCTCTCGCTGCTGGTCGATCGCGACAGCGGGCGCGTGGCGTTCGTCGTCTCGACCGAGGGCGGCATGGACATCGAGGCGGTCGCCCACGACACGCCCGAGAAGATCACCACTTTCACCGTCGATCCGGCGGAGGGCTTCCAGCCGCACCACGGGCGCGCGGTGGCCTTCGCGCTCAAGCTGACGGGCGACCTCAACAAGCAGGCGCAGAAGCTCGCCAGCCAACTCTACGAGGCGTTCCTCGCCACCGATTGCTCGATGCTCGAGATCAATCCGCTGGTCGTCAGCGAGGATGGCAAGCTGTTGGTGCTCGACGCCAAGATGAGCTTCGATTCGAACGCGCTCTACCGTCACAAGGACATCGAGGCGCTGCGCGACACGACCGAGGAAGACCCGGCCGAAGTCGAGGCAAGCGAGTACGACCTCGCCTACATCAAGCTCGATGGCAACATCGGCTGCATGGTCAACGGCGCCGGCCTGGCGATGGCGACGATGGACATCATCAAGCTCAACGGCGCGTTCCCGGCCAACTTCCTGGACGTCGGCGGCGGCGCTTCGAAGGAGAAGGTGACCGCGGCGTTCAAGATCATCCTCAAGGACCCGGCGGTGAAGGGCATTCTCGTCAACATCTTCGGCGGGATCATGAAGTGCGACATCATCGCCGAGGGCATCGTCGCGGCTGCCAAGGACGTGAACCTGTCGGTGCCGCTGGTGGTCCGGCTGGAAGGCACGAACGTCGAGCAGGGCAAGGCAATCCTCGACAATTCCGGGCTCGCGATCGTCAGCGCCGACGACCTCGGCGATGCGGCGCGCAAGATCGTCGCGGAAGTCAAGCAAGCCGCGTGA
- a CDS encoding DUF3035 domain-containing protein, whose amino-acid sequence MRKTVTLTLATMAAAALTGCGSTGLLSRDRPDEFAVQRQAPLVVPPDFSLTPPAPGAPRPTEGTAAEQALDVLFGGPAPRSQVETSALERAGAADPGIRTAVGDPQTNTVAKGRVTRDIIAAPEGDGAGASAVIPG is encoded by the coding sequence ATGCGCAAGACCGTTACCCTCACACTCGCCACCATGGCAGCCGCCGCGCTCACCGGCTGCGGCAGCACGGGCCTGCTCAGCCGCGACCGGCCCGACGAGTTCGCCGTGCAGCGCCAGGCGCCGCTGGTGGTCCCGCCCGATTTCAGCCTGACCCCGCCGGCCCCGGGCGCGCCGCGCCCGACCGAAGGAACCGCGGCCGAGCAGGCGCTCGACGTGCTGTTCGGCGGACCCGCGCCCCGCAGCCAGGTGGAGACGAGCGCGCTCGAACGCGCCGGCGCCGCCGATCCGGGCATTCGCACCGCGGTCGGCGATCCGCAGACCAACACCGTGGCCAAGGGCCGCGTGACCCGCGACATCATCGCCGCGCCGGAAGGTGACGGGGCGGGGGCTTCGGCCGTAATCCCCGGGTGA
- a CDS encoding acyltransferase family protein — protein sequence MHSTAPAYRPEIDGLRALAVVPVALFHARVPGFAGGFVGVDVFFVISGYLITAILLREAGRSGALGHFYERRARRIVPALLPVLAFTLAAALWVFTPDDFRRFAQALGATALFVSNLLFALRSDYFGTAEGFTPLVHSWSLAVEEQFYLFFPVLLLALVRRRLKILPVILLILAASFVLAVAMAGSAPRFAFNLLPTRAWELMAGAACALLPPPAKYRWWAGLTGIVFIAAGMAFIRADTPAPGPMFALPVAGAALVVRYATGSTPAARALGWRPFVLIGLVSYGFYLWHQAILAFVFYTHFAPPPWWLAAAALILSLALAAASYRWVEKPVRAGRAFRSRRTLAAVCAGGLVAMAAIGLAGHFEVAKPRSAREARLWGAVVLHPTTNLVPEARDIPYLLYGDSHAEQYRSALAERLGRGAVLTTSGCMSLPAATNQQPGSPDRAVCKSQYGQALALSHAREVPVVIWAQRWERLLFRNDTGAREGETSGDGARFFRAQLDDFLAAFPAGTRIVLVGNSPTAWASGPQMDGGLLRCRAFLDVKCPTSFPAAKAEGRAANRILMSFARQHPRVTYVDAAGPLCPQGRCRILADGRLYYNDGSHMTLFAAQIVAREIASAMGSSREAGNTGADAFVRR from the coding sequence ATGCATTCCACGGCGCCAGCCTACCGCCCCGAGATCGATGGTCTGCGTGCGCTGGCGGTAGTCCCTGTCGCGCTGTTCCATGCGCGGGTGCCGGGATTTGCAGGCGGCTTCGTCGGCGTCGATGTCTTTTTCGTCATCAGCGGATATCTCATTACCGCCATCCTGCTGAGGGAAGCCGGCAGGTCCGGCGCGCTCGGCCATTTCTACGAGCGACGCGCGCGGCGCATCGTGCCCGCGCTGCTTCCGGTACTTGCGTTCACCCTCGCGGCCGCGTTGTGGGTCTTCACACCCGACGACTTCCGCCGCTTTGCGCAGGCGCTCGGGGCGACCGCGCTGTTCGTGTCGAACCTGCTGTTCGCGCTGCGCAGCGATTATTTCGGGACCGCAGAAGGCTTCACGCCGCTCGTCCATAGCTGGAGTCTGGCGGTCGAAGAGCAATTCTACCTCTTCTTTCCGGTGCTGCTCCTTGCCTTGGTTCGCCGCCGGCTGAAGATTCTGCCGGTCATCCTGCTGATCCTGGCAGCCAGCTTCGTGTTGGCGGTGGCGATGGCTGGCAGCGCGCCACGGTTCGCGTTCAACCTCCTTCCGACGCGCGCGTGGGAGCTGATGGCCGGGGCCGCCTGCGCACTTCTTCCTCCGCCTGCCAAATACCGCTGGTGGGCGGGCCTGACCGGCATTGTGTTCATCGCAGCCGGCATGGCCTTCATCAGGGCTGACACTCCGGCGCCCGGGCCCATGTTCGCCCTGCCCGTAGCGGGTGCCGCTTTGGTCGTGCGCTATGCAACCGGCTCTACGCCGGCGGCACGGGCGCTCGGGTGGCGACCGTTCGTCCTCATCGGCCTGGTATCGTACGGGTTTTACCTGTGGCACCAGGCGATCCTCGCCTTCGTTTTCTACACCCATTTCGCGCCGCCTCCATGGTGGCTCGCCGCAGCCGCGCTGATCCTCTCGCTGGCGCTGGCGGCAGCATCGTATCGCTGGGTTGAAAAGCCTGTCCGCGCGGGGCGAGCATTCCGATCGCGGCGCACCCTGGCTGCGGTCTGCGCGGGCGGGCTCGTCGCGATGGCGGCGATCGGGTTGGCCGGCCATTTCGAGGTCGCGAAGCCCAGGTCGGCTAGGGAAGCGCGACTGTGGGGTGCCGTGGTGCTGCATCCGACCACGAACCTCGTGCCCGAAGCGCGCGACATTCCCTACCTGCTGTACGGGGACAGCCATGCGGAGCAGTACCGGTCCGCGCTGGCCGAGCGCCTGGGCCGCGGCGCCGTTCTGACCACCTCGGGATGCATGTCCCTTCCAGCGGCGACGAACCAGCAGCCGGGCTCGCCCGACCGCGCTGTCTGCAAGTCGCAATATGGACAGGCGCTCGCACTCTCACATGCGCGCGAGGTGCCCGTCGTGATCTGGGCCCAACGGTGGGAGCGACTGCTGTTCCGCAACGACACGGGCGCCCGGGAAGGGGAAACGTCCGGCGATGGAGCAAGGTTCTTCCGGGCCCAGCTGGACGATTTTCTCGCAGCATTTCCGGCCGGCACGCGCATTGTCCTGGTGGGCAATTCTCCGACTGCCTGGGCGAGCGGTCCCCAGATGGACGGCGGCCTGCTGCGATGCCGCGCGTTCCTCGACGTGAAGTGCCCGACGAGCTTTCCGGCAGCCAAGGCGGAAGGCCGCGCGGCCAACCGCATCCTGATGAGCTTCGCCCGCCAGCATCCTCGCGTGACTTATGTGGACGCAGCCGGGCCGCTCTGCCCGCAAGGTCGCTGCCGGATACTTGCCGACGGACGGCTGTATTATAACGACGGGAGCCACATGACCCTGTTCGCCGCGCAGATCGTCGCCCGTGAGATCGCTTCCGCGATGGGCAGCTCGCGTGAAGCTGGCAATACGGGGGCTGACGCATTCGTTAGGCGATAA
- a CDS encoding MarR family winged helix-turn-helix transcriptional regulator: MHDDFLQTTGSAFLAHRLKRLSDHLVAEIGRVIERLGLEVPPTAGSTLLLLSQEQRLGIVEIAERLRVTHPFIVRLAARLEQLGLVAIQADKEDLRRKWVSLTEAGSKEAVRLKELNAALERVFGEIGRETGADLLGAIDLYEAALAAAPLAGRIERQLSSGDDQ, encoded by the coding sequence ATGCACGATGATTTCCTGCAGACTACCGGCAGCGCGTTTCTCGCCCACCGGCTCAAGCGCCTGTCAGACCACCTCGTGGCGGAGATCGGCCGGGTCATCGAGCGGCTCGGCCTTGAGGTTCCGCCGACCGCGGGCTCGACCCTCCTGCTCCTCTCGCAGGAGCAGCGCCTGGGCATCGTCGAGATCGCCGAGCGCCTGCGCGTCACTCATCCCTTCATCGTCAGGCTCGCCGCCCGCCTGGAACAGCTGGGCCTGGTGGCGATCCAGGCGGACAAGGAGGACCTGCGCCGCAAATGGGTCTCGCTGACCGAGGCCGGCAGCAAAGAGGCGGTCAGGCTCAAGGAACTCAACGCCGCGCTCGAGCGCGTCTTCGGCGAGATCGGGCGCGAAACGGGCGCCGACCTGCTCGGCGCGATCGATCTTTACGAAGCTGCGCTCGCCGCCGCGCCTTTGGCCGGGCGGATCGAACGACAGCTCAGTTCCGGAGACGACCAATGA
- a CDS encoding hemolysin family protein — protein sequence MTPFPWTDVLIIAGLIVLNGLFAASELAIVSAKPARLKSLADKGSGAARTALMLQGDPGKFLSTVQIGITLVGIVAGAYSGASLGGPVGERLAMLGVPAEYAPQIGFVLVIAVTTYFSLVVGELVPKQVALRAAMPIALVASRPMALLAKVAAPIVWVLDTSSALLIRLLGVRPAGQSHVTSEELHMIFTEATHSGVIEAGQSQILAGVVRLAERPVRELMTPRTELDWLDLHAPEADLRARIDASPHSLLPVADASPDHIVGVVKVREVLGALLAGRAVDLGALMKKPEVIPDQLDAMDALRTLQMAEVAMAMVHDEYGHLEGIVTPVDLLTAIVGNFVSDQDLGEAPAIVEREDGSLLISGALPVDQLADRLCIDLPEDREFATAAGYVLWSLKKLPEEGEHFEDQGWRIEVVDMDGRKIDKLLAVCL from the coding sequence GTGACACCGTTTCCATGGACCGACGTCCTGATCATTGCCGGGTTGATCGTCCTCAACGGCCTGTTCGCCGCGAGCGAGCTGGCGATCGTCTCGGCCAAGCCCGCCCGGCTCAAATCGCTGGCTGACAAGGGGAGCGGCGCGGCGCGGACCGCGCTCATGCTGCAAGGCGATCCCGGCAAGTTCCTGTCGACCGTCCAGATCGGGATCACTCTCGTCGGCATCGTCGCGGGCGCCTATTCGGGAGCGAGCCTCGGCGGCCCCGTGGGCGAGCGGCTGGCGATGCTGGGCGTGCCGGCCGAATACGCGCCGCAGATCGGATTCGTGCTGGTGATCGCGGTGACCACCTACTTCAGCCTCGTCGTCGGCGAGCTGGTGCCCAAGCAGGTGGCCCTGCGGGCGGCAATGCCGATCGCCCTGGTCGCGTCGCGGCCGATGGCGCTGCTGGCGAAAGTCGCCGCCCCGATCGTCTGGGTCCTCGATACTTCCTCGGCACTGCTCATCCGCCTGCTGGGGGTGCGCCCGGCGGGCCAATCGCACGTGACCTCCGAAGAACTGCACATGATCTTCACCGAGGCGACTCATTCCGGCGTGATCGAGGCGGGGCAGAGCCAGATCCTGGCCGGCGTGGTGCGGCTGGCGGAACGCCCGGTGCGCGAACTCATGACTCCGCGGACCGAGCTCGACTGGCTCGACCTCCATGCGCCCGAGGCTGACTTGCGCGCACGGATCGATGCCAGTCCCCATTCGCTGCTGCCGGTGGCCGATGCCTCGCCCGATCACATCGTCGGCGTGGTCAAGGTGCGCGAAGTGCTTGGCGCGCTGCTTGCCGGACGTGCGGTTGATCTGGGCGCGCTCATGAAGAAGCCGGAGGTGATCCCCGATCAGCTCGACGCGATGGACGCGCTGCGCACACTGCAGATGGCCGAAGTGGCGATGGCGATGGTGCACGACGAATACGGGCATCTCGAGGGCATCGTCACGCCCGTCGACCTGCTAACCGCGATCGTGGGCAACTTCGTGTCCGACCAGGACCTCGGGGAAGCGCCGGCGATCGTCGAGCGGGAGGACGGATCGCTGCTGATCTCAGGCGCGCTGCCGGTGGACCAGCTGGCCGACCGCCTGTGCATCGACCTGCCCGAAGACCGCGAGTTCGCCACCGCAGCGGGCTACGTCCTGTGGAGCCTCAAGAAGCTGCCCGAGGAAGGCGAGCACTTCGAGGACCAGGGCTGGCGGATCGAGGTGGTCGACATGGACGGCCGCAAGATCGATAAACTGCTGGCGGTTTGTTTGTGA
- a CDS encoding S41 family peptidase, which yields MNAITRSIIAAALLAGAAPSSAAPLDDKTRKEVIDGIVTNMRESYVFPQVAAQVETALRKAERRGEYARISDPQAFAEKLTADVFAVAHDKHIGVDYSEEPLPPLGAARAKDPAALAKWQQATARRNFAIPRVEVLPGNVGYIKMTNFLPAELAGETFAAAMKFVGNSDALVIDLRDNRGGNPAMVAFVLSYLLPPDTHINDFYNRVEDSTRQMWSYPVVPGGPYGSGKPVYVLTNSVTISAAEELAYDIQQNKRGAIVGETTAGGANPGGTVALGEHFSVFIPTGRAINPVSKTNWEGVGVVPDTRAESAKALDVAYRMALAQLKAGASAERQEEIDDAIAALGPAG from the coding sequence ATGAACGCGATCACCCGCTCCATTATTGCCGCCGCCCTGCTGGCCGGCGCCGCACCTTCCTCCGCCGCCCCGCTTGACGACAAGACCCGCAAGGAAGTGATCGACGGGATCGTCACGAACATGCGCGAAAGCTATGTCTTTCCCCAGGTTGCCGCCCAGGTCGAGACAGCCCTGCGCAAGGCCGAGCGGCGGGGCGAATACGCCAGGATCAGCGATCCGCAGGCATTTGCCGAAAAGCTCACTGCCGATGTGTTTGCCGTCGCGCACGACAAGCATATCGGCGTCGACTATTCCGAAGAACCGCTGCCCCCGCTCGGAGCGGCGCGCGCGAAAGACCCGGCTGCGCTGGCGAAATGGCAGCAGGCGACGGCCCGTCGCAACTTCGCGATCCCGCGCGTCGAAGTGCTTCCCGGCAATGTCGGCTATATCAAGATGACCAACTTCCTGCCTGCCGAGCTGGCGGGCGAGACATTTGCCGCGGCGATGAAGTTCGTCGGCAACAGCGACGCGCTGGTCATCGACCTGCGCGACAATCGCGGCGGGAACCCGGCAATGGTCGCGTTCGTCCTGAGCTACCTGCTGCCGCCCGACACCCACATCAACGATTTCTACAACCGGGTGGAGGACTCGACCAGGCAGATGTGGAGCTATCCGGTGGTGCCGGGTGGGCCGTATGGCAGCGGCAAGCCGGTTTACGTGCTGACGAACAGCGTCACCATCTCGGCGGCCGAAGAGCTCGCCTATGACATCCAGCAGAACAAGCGGGGCGCGATTGTCGGCGAGACGACCGCCGGCGGGGCCAATCCGGGGGGCACCGTCGCCCTGGGCGAGCATTTCTCGGTGTTCATTCCCACCGGGCGTGCGATCAACCCGGTAAGCAAGACCAACTGGGAGGGGGTCGGCGTGGTCCCGGATACCAGGGCGGAAAGCGCAAAGGCCCTCGACGTGGCTTACCGGATGGCACTCGCGCAGCTCAAGGCAGGCGCCTCGGCCGAACGGCAGGAAGAGATCGACGATGCCATCGCCGCGCTCGGTCCGGCCGGCTAG
- a CDS encoding OmpA family protein → MKTSRKFTAALAAVSLVGVSACVTDPNTGERKISRTAIGGVGGAAAGALLGGLIGGRTARIAGAVAGGALGGYVGYRMDQQIKELKDQTAGSGVDVSEVDGGQAILVNLPDGVTFATGSYAINPGFQTLLDRVASSLQQYPNSLVDVYGYTDTVGSASSNQRLSEQRAQAVSNYLISRGVSSARIRWMGFGETNLKVQTGDNVNEPLNRRVEIKIIPVSQAEANSAG, encoded by the coding sequence ATGAAGACTTCGCGCAAATTTACCGCTGCGCTCGCTGCCGTGTCGCTCGTCGGCGTGTCGGCCTGCGTAACCGACCCCAACACCGGCGAACGCAAGATCTCTCGCACCGCGATCGGCGGCGTAGGCGGCGCTGCCGCCGGCGCCCTGCTCGGCGGGCTGATCGGCGGCCGCACGGCGCGCATCGCGGGCGCTGTCGCAGGCGGCGCGCTGGGCGGCTATGTCGGTTACCGGATGGACCAGCAGATCAAGGAGCTGAAGGACCAGACAGCCGGTTCGGGCGTCGACGTCAGCGAGGTCGATGGCGGCCAGGCAATCCTCGTCAACTTGCCGGACGGCGTAACGTTCGCGACCGGCAGCTACGCCATCAACCCCGGCTTCCAGACCCTGCTCGACCGTGTGGCATCGAGCCTGCAGCAGTATCCCAACAGCTTGGTGGACGTGTATGGCTACACCGACACCGTCGGTTCGGCATCGTCGAACCAGCGTCTTTCGGAACAGCGCGCGCAGGCCGTGTCGAACTACCTGATCAGCCGCGGCGTGAGCTCAGCCCGGATCCGCTGGATGGGTTTTGGCGAGACCAACCTGAAGGTCCAGACCGGCGACAACGTCAACGAGCCGCTGAACCGCCGGGTCGAGATCAAGATCATTCCGGTCAGCCAGGCCGAAGCAAACTCGGCCGGCTAG